In Amphiura filiformis chromosome 1, Afil_fr2py, whole genome shotgun sequence, the following are encoded in one genomic region:
- the LOC140157238 gene encoding SUMO-conjugating enzyme UBC9-B isoform X2 has product MSGIAIARLGEERKAWRRDHPFGFVAKPTKNPDGTLNLMNWECAIPGRKSTPWEGGLYKLRMIFKDDYPSSPPKCKFEPPLFHPNVYPSGTVCLSLLDEEKDWRPAITIKQILLGIQDLLNDPNIRDPAQAEAYTIYTQNRTEYEKRVIAQARKFTPVEDKPEQARV; this is encoded by the exons ATGTCCGGTATAGCTATAGCCAGATTAGGAGAAGAGAGAAAAGCATGGAGGAGAGACCATCCATTT GGTTTCGTAGCCAAACCAACAAAAAATCCAGATGGAACATTAAACCTTATGAATTGGGAATGTG CAATTCCAGGAAGAAAATCG ACGCCCTGGGAAGGTGGTTTATATAAGTTACGAATGATTTTCAAAGATGACTATCCATCATCACCTCCAAAAT GTAAATTTGAACCTCCATTATTTCATCCAAATGTGTATCCATCAGGCACAGTATGTTTGTCATTGTTGGATGAGGAAAAAGACTGGAGGCCGGCAATCACAATCAAGCAG ATTCTTCTAGGAATCCAAGATTTGTTAAATGACCCAAATATAAGAGATCCAGCTCAAGCAGAAGCGTACACAATCTACAC TCAGAACAGAACAGAGTATGAGAAGAGAGTAATAGCTCAAGCAAGAAAGTTCACTCCTGTTGAAGATAAG CCAGAACAAGCTAGAGTATGA
- the LOC140157238 gene encoding SUMO-conjugating enzyme UBC9-B isoform X4, with product MSGIAIARLGEERKAWRRDHPFGFVAKPTKNPDGTLNLMNWECAIPGRKSTPWEGGLYKLRMIFKDDYPSSPPKCKFEPPLFHPNVYPSGTVCLSLLDEEKDWRPAITIKQILLGIQDLLNDPNIRDPAQAEAYTIYTQNKLEYEKRVRHQASFFEAPAD from the exons ATGTCCGGTATAGCTATAGCCAGATTAGGAGAAGAGAGAAAAGCATGGAGGAGAGACCATCCATTT GGTTTCGTAGCCAAACCAACAAAAAATCCAGATGGAACATTAAACCTTATGAATTGGGAATGTG CAATTCCAGGAAGAAAATCG ACGCCCTGGGAAGGTGGTTTATATAAGTTACGAATGATTTTCAAAGATGACTATCCATCATCACCTCCAAAAT GTAAATTTGAACCTCCATTATTTCATCCAAATGTGTATCCATCAGGCACAGTATGTTTGTCATTGTTGGATGAGGAAAAAGACTGGAGGCCGGCAATCACAATCAAGCAG ATTCTTCTAGGAATCCAAGATTTGTTAAATGACCCAAATATAAGAGATCCAGCTCAAGCAGAAGCGTACACAATCTACAC ACAGAACAAGCTAGAGTATGAGAAGAGAGTACGGCATCAAGCCTCTTTCTTTGAGGCTCCGGCTGATTga
- the LOC140157238 gene encoding SUMO-conjugating enzyme UBC9-B isoform X1, whose translation MSGIAIARLGEERKAWRRDHPFGFVAKPTKNPDGTLNLMNWECAIPGRKSTPWEGGLYKLRMIFKDDYPSSPPKCKFEPPLFHPNVYPSGTVCLSLLDEEKDWRPAITIKQILLGIQDLLNDPNIRDPAQAEAYTIYTQNKLEYEKRVIAQARKYIPDKSNNGLVVRQQCT comes from the exons ATGTCCGGTATAGCTATAGCCAGATTAGGAGAAGAGAGAAAAGCATGGAGGAGAGACCATCCATTT GGTTTCGTAGCCAAACCAACAAAAAATCCAGATGGAACATTAAACCTTATGAATTGGGAATGTG CAATTCCAGGAAGAAAATCG ACGCCCTGGGAAGGTGGTTTATATAAGTTACGAATGATTTTCAAAGATGACTATCCATCATCACCTCCAAAAT GTAAATTTGAACCTCCATTATTTCATCCAAATGTGTATCCATCAGGCACAGTATGTTTGTCATTGTTGGATGAGGAAAAAGACTGGAGGCCGGCAATCACAATCAAGCAG ATTCTTCTAGGAATCCAAGATTTGTTAAATGACCCAAATATAAGAGATCCAGCTCAAGCAGAAGCGTACACAATCTACAC CCAGAACAAGCTAGAGTATGAGAAAAGGGTTATCGCTCAAGCCAGAAAATATATCCCCGACAAGTCAAACAACGGACTTGTAGTAAGACAGCAGTGCACTTAA
- the LOC140157238 gene encoding SUMO-conjugating enzyme UBC9-B isoform X3 yields MSGIAIARLGEERKAWRRDHPFGFVAKPTKNPDGTLNLMNWECAIPGRKSTPWEGGLYKLRMIFKDDYPSSPPKCKFEPPLFHPNVYPSGTVCLSLLDEEKDWRPAITIKQILLGIQDLLNDPNIRDPAQAEAYTIYTQNRTEYEKRVIAQARKFTPVEDKTEQARV; encoded by the exons ATGTCCGGTATAGCTATAGCCAGATTAGGAGAAGAGAGAAAAGCATGGAGGAGAGACCATCCATTT GGTTTCGTAGCCAAACCAACAAAAAATCCAGATGGAACATTAAACCTTATGAATTGGGAATGTG CAATTCCAGGAAGAAAATCG ACGCCCTGGGAAGGTGGTTTATATAAGTTACGAATGATTTTCAAAGATGACTATCCATCATCACCTCCAAAAT GTAAATTTGAACCTCCATTATTTCATCCAAATGTGTATCCATCAGGCACAGTATGTTTGTCATTGTTGGATGAGGAAAAAGACTGGAGGCCGGCAATCACAATCAAGCAG ATTCTTCTAGGAATCCAAGATTTGTTAAATGACCCAAATATAAGAGATCCAGCTCAAGCAGAAGCGTACACAATCTACAC TCAGAACAGAACAGAGTATGAGAAGAGAGTAATAGCTCAAGCAAGAAAGTTCACTCCTGTTGAAGATAAG ACAGAACAAGCTAGAGTATGA